One Elusimicrobiota bacterium genomic region harbors:
- a CDS encoding 4Fe-4S dicluster domain-containing protein, which translates to MIKNKTFPGGYKFVKYEGQPEGMAEKFIVPPEVLIPLQQGFGNEVIPLVKIGELVKAGQIIGIDNNTVSSPIHSSVNGVVEEIKKQNYFKREVTFVRIISDRTDGIERLDGYNSDWSKLEKSKIEELLYFSGVSSLDREGMPTMYKSSIISSEEVESIIVHGVGSEPHNLSLTVLLGGKEILHFVEGLRILKTIMPKAKVHVALSRYKKKLIEEIMKLTASYDWIEIHLLEPKYPQGYDEVLIPTILRKKFPYGYSAASIGVVVLNIQAVLQAYHAVAEGYPLIERTIALCGSGWKENTHIKVRVGTPLKYIIAEYLKKDREYRIILNSLLTGVVLNDFSLPINRTFSHLIAVPENKVRKMLSFIRPGFKEHSYSGTFASSLFPIFNKTLDTNIRGEKRHCIACSFCEEVCPVKIVPHFLYNHIVNNLIDERLMNYGIFKCIECNLCSFVCPSKIQLAKSIKDGQEKLILMGCDSSQCIMPFFDLKGLKEYKGIK; encoded by the coding sequence ATGATAAAAAATAAAACATTTCCAGGTGGTTATAAATTCGTGAAATACGAAGGTCAGCCTGAAGGCATGGCGGAAAAATTTATAGTTCCGCCCGAAGTTCTTATTCCACTACAGCAGGGTTTTGGCAATGAAGTGATTCCATTAGTAAAAATTGGAGAATTAGTTAAAGCAGGACAGATTATAGGGATAGATAACAACACGGTATCAAGTCCCATCCACTCATCTGTTAACGGGGTAGTAGAAGAAATAAAGAAACAAAATTATTTTAAACGGGAAGTTACATTTGTAAGAATAATATCCGATAGGACAGACGGCATAGAACGTTTAGATGGATATAATTCTGACTGGTCAAAACTCGAAAAATCCAAAATAGAGGAATTACTTTATTTTTCCGGTGTATCATCTCTTGACAGGGAAGGTATGCCGACAATGTACAAAAGTTCGATAATTTCTTCGGAAGAAGTAGAAAGCATAATTGTTCACGGTGTCGGTTCAGAGCCGCACAACCTTTCACTTACAGTATTGCTTGGAGGCAAGGAGATACTGCATTTTGTGGAAGGATTAAGGATACTAAAAACAATTATGCCAAAGGCAAAGGTTCATGTTGCTTTAAGCAGATATAAAAAGAAACTTATAGAAGAGATAATGAAACTTACAGCAAGTTACGATTGGATAGAAATCCATCTTCTGGAACCGAAATACCCGCAGGGATATGATGAGGTGCTTATCCCGACTATTCTCAGAAAGAAATTCCCATACGGTTATTCAGCGGCGAGTATAGGTGTTGTGGTTTTAAACATTCAGGCGGTCCTGCAAGCATATCATGCTGTTGCGGAAGGATACCCGCTAATAGAACGTACGATTGCACTCTGTGGTTCGGGCTGGAAAGAGAATACTCATATAAAAGTCCGTGTCGGAACACCGCTTAAATATATAATTGCGGAATATTTGAAAAAGGACAGGGAATACAGGATAATATTGAATAGTCTGTTAACAGGGGTAGTGTTAAATGATTTTTCGTTACCTATAAACAGGACATTTTCACATCTAATCGCAGTTCCGGAAAATAAAGTCCGCAAGATGCTGTCTTTTATAAGACCCGGATTTAAAGAGCATTCGTATTCAGGAACTTTTGCTTCATCTCTATTTCCAATATTTAATAAGACCCTGGACACTAATATTCGTGGTGAGAAAAGACATTGCATAGCCTGTAGTTTTTGCGAAGAGGTTTGTCCGGTAAAAATTGTCCCGCATTTTCTATACAATCACATAGTAAACAATCTTATTGATGAGCGGTTAATGAATTATGGAATATTTAAATGCATAGAATGCAATCTTTGCAGCTTTGTATGTCCATCAAAGATACAACTGGCAAAATCTATTAAAGATGGTCAGGAGAAACTTATTCTAATGGGATGCGACAGTTCGCAGTGTATAATGCCATTTTTCGATTTAAAAGGTCTTAAAGAATATAAAGGGATAAAATAG
- a CDS encoding ATP-binding protein, with amino-acid sequence MQQIKNLLKCWEYYKCSKKECSAYQSSDLRCWLQCGTHCHNEIQETWLEKMEACIKCKVFITNFQEKDSIETLSLIGIQFKEYKQKVLERTEQLEETNKRMTEFKLTSVYMLKELDKKSEELMLSKNYIEEAKSDLEKKVDERTHEIRSMQTQLIQSAKMASIGQFSAGIAHEINNPLGAIINYVRATLANPEIKGQNKGYIELTLKGLFRIENIVKQILNYSGHQKCELGSVNINQVIKDTIPFVQHKLLDQKIELVLNLNNTLPDILADSHQLQQVFINIINNAIDALHIDGILKIETDSNGKETEIKFIDNGKGIKEEKLDKIFDPFYTDKEVGKGTGLGLFVSYNIIQIHGGTIKIKSEEGKGTTVTIAFPIKTDD; translated from the coding sequence ATGCAACAAATAAAAAATCTTTTGAAATGCTGGGAATATTATAAATGTAGTAAGAAAGAATGTTCAGCTTACCAATCAAGTGACTTGCGTTGTTGGTTACAATGTGGGACGCATTGTCACAACGAAATTCAAGAGACTTGGTTAGAAAAAATGGAAGCTTGTATCAAATGCAAGGTATTCATAACAAATTTCCAAGAGAAAGATTCAATAGAAACGCTTTCTCTGATAGGAATCCAATTTAAAGAATATAAACAAAAAGTACTTGAAAGAACAGAACAACTTGAGGAAACAAATAAGCGAATGACAGAGTTTAAACTTACCAGTGTATATATGTTAAAAGAATTAGATAAAAAAAGTGAAGAATTGATGTTGTCTAAAAATTATATAGAGGAAGCAAAAAGTGATTTAGAAAAGAAAGTGGATGAGAGGACCCATGAAATCCGCAGTATGCAGACACAACTGATTCAATCTGCTAAGATGGCGAGTATAGGACAGTTCTCTGCTGGTATCGCCCATGAAATTAATAATCCATTAGGTGCTATTATAAATTATGTTCGTGCCACATTAGCAAATCCGGAAATCAAAGGACAAAATAAAGGATATATAGAATTAACATTAAAAGGATTATTTAGAATTGAAAACATTGTTAAACAGATTCTGAATTATTCGGGACATCAAAAATGCGAACTTGGGTCTGTTAATATTAACCAAGTGATTAAAGATACGATACCTTTTGTGCAACATAAATTATTAGACCAAAAAATCGAGCTCGTATTAAATTTAAACAACACATTACCGGACATTTTAGCTGATTCACATCAGTTACAACAGGTATTTATTAATATAATAAACAATGCAATTGATGCTCTTCATATTGATGGAATTTTGAAAATAGAAACAGATTCTAATGGAAAAGAAACAGAAATAAAATTTATTGATAATGGGAAAGGGATTAAAGAGGAAAAATTGGATAAGATATTTGATCCATTTTATACGGATAAGGAAGTTGGTAAAGGTACTGGTCTGGGGCTTTTTGTTAGTTACAATATCATTCAAATTCACGGAGGAACAATAAAAATAAAAAGTGAGGAAGGAAAAGGAACAACAGTTACTATTGCTTTTCCTATAAAAACCGATGATTAA
- a CDS encoding sigma-54 dependent transcriptional regulator, which yields MIKKKILIIEDDDLMLGMIRDLLVKEGYEVSVATDGFSGYEEFQKSSFDLVLLDIKLPKMDGITLLKKIKEFSSETMAIIMTGYGTVETAVEAMKVGAYDYITKPFLSEELVLLINKALEFQSIKQENVLLHKELNHRYQLCSIIGKSKSMQKIYDLIETVAPSNATVLIQGESGTGKELVAEAIHHLSQRKDKPLIKVNCAALPETLLESELFGHEKGAFTDAINKRIGRFELAHEGTLFLDDIDNMNPAIQIKLLRILQEKEFERVGGTKTIKVDVRIIAASRPNLQETISKGTFREDLYYRLNVIPVFLPPLRERKEDIPLLVKHFLDRYNRETDKNIKISPNALQLMLHYEWPGNIRELQHLIERLITIFIKDEILPADLPPVFNEKKKWTATTLQKALQETEKEHIVKVLEFTGWQKEKAADILGINRKTLWQKIKEYGIK from the coding sequence ATGATTAAGAAAAAGATTTTAATTATTGAAGATGATGATTTAATGTTGGGTATGATTAGAGATTTGTTAGTTAAAGAAGGTTATGAAGTTTCAGTTGCTACTGATGGATTTAGTGGTTACGAAGAATTTCAGAAATCAAGTTTTGACTTGGTATTATTAGATATAAAACTACCAAAAATGGATGGGATTACCTTATTAAAAAAAATAAAAGAATTTTCATCTGAAACAATGGCGATTATAATGACCGGTTACGGAACAGTTGAGACAGCAGTAGAGGCAATGAAGGTTGGTGCATATGATTATATTACAAAACCTTTTCTTTCTGAAGAATTAGTTTTACTTATAAATAAAGCCCTCGAATTTCAAAGTATTAAACAGGAAAATGTACTTCTTCATAAAGAGTTAAATCATCGTTACCAATTATGTAGCATTATCGGTAAAAGTAAATCAATGCAGAAAATTTATGATTTAATTGAAACGGTTGCTCCCAGTAATGCTACAGTTCTGATCCAAGGTGAAAGCGGAACAGGTAAAGAATTGGTGGCAGAAGCAATTCATCATCTAAGCCAACGGAAGGATAAACCGTTAATAAAAGTTAATTGTGCTGCTTTACCGGAAACTCTTTTAGAGAGTGAGTTATTTGGTCATGAAAAAGGAGCTTTCACCGATGCTATAAATAAAAGAATAGGTCGTTTTGAATTAGCACACGAAGGAACATTATTCCTGGATGATATTGATAATATGAATCCTGCAATTCAGATAAAACTTCTTCGTATTCTTCAGGAAAAGGAATTTGAAAGAGTAGGTGGAACCAAAACCATTAAAGTTGATGTGCGTATTATTGCTGCCAGTAGACCCAATCTGCAGGAAACGATATCAAAAGGAACATTTCGTGAAGACCTCTATTATCGGTTGAATGTTATTCCTGTTTTTCTTCCTCCTTTAAGAGAACGAAAAGAAGATATTCCTCTCCTGGTAAAACATTTTCTTGATAGATACAATCGTGAAACAGATAAAAACATTAAGATTTCGCCTAATGCATTGCAACTAATGTTGCATTATGAGTGGCCGGGAAATATTCGAGAGTTGCAACATTTAATAGAACGATTAATCACTATTTTCATAAAAGATGAAATTTTGCCTGCAGATTTACCACCTGTTTTTAATGAAAAGAAAAAATGGACAGCAACTACATTGCAGAAAGCCTTACAAGAAACAGAAAAAGAACATATTGTTAAGGTTTTAGAGTTCACTGGCTGGCAGAAAGAAAAAGCAGCTGATATATTAGGTATAAATCGGAAAACTCTTTGGCAGAAAATTAAGGAATACGGTATTAAATAG
- a CDS encoding pyridoxamine 5'-phosphate oxidase family protein, whose translation MNEKHGVGEILFRLEKKTVGILGTLDKDSKYVRLRVMYYGVDSKFNCYLMSMKDSPKIEQILSSSNVSFLVFGLEDPYDNSWEVEIDGEAALLRQTEEINHAIERLKERNPFADVASESGITGQFDLIKLIPKIVRFRLYGEALKGISPTVLEL comes from the coding sequence ATGAATGAAAAACATGGAGTAGGGGAAATCCTTTTTCGTTTGGAGAAAAAAACTGTGGGTATTCTTGGGACATTGGATAAAGATTCAAAATATGTAAGATTAAGAGTTATGTATTATGGGGTGGATAGCAAGTTTAATTGTTATCTTATGTCCATGAAAGATAGCCCAAAGATAGAACAGATTCTATCTTCTTCAAATGTATCATTTCTTGTATTTGGGTTAGAAGACCCATATGATAATTCATGGGAAGTTGAAATTGATGGGGAGGCTGCACTTCTGAGACAAACAGAAGAAATAAATCATGCTATAGAACGGCTAAAAGAGCGTAATCCATTCGCTGATGTAGCTTCAGAGTCAGGTATTACCGGACAATTTGATTTAATAAAACTTATTCCTAAAATTGTCAGATTCAGACTTTATGGTGAAGCTTTGAAAGGAATATCTCCTACGGTTTTAGAATTATAA
- a CDS encoding Rnf-Nqr domain containing protein, whose product MAELLTILLAAIFTHNIALTYLLGMCPVISLSQSLKTSFGMGICVMIVMTLTSAINWPIYKLILVPTHSEYFSFLVFIIIIAATVQLLEMVMEKYFPTLQSLFGVFLPLIAANSIVLVISIFMVLRNYSYIKTIVFSFGSAVGWMLAIVSIASIRARLLLIGDIPDGIKGGGITLIIAGIMALAFMGFSGIFGIG is encoded by the coding sequence ATGGCTGAACTATTAACAATATTGCTGGCGGCGATATTCACGCACAATATAGCCCTTACGTACCTTTTGGGCATGTGCCCGGTTATTTCGTTATCGCAGAGTCTTAAGACATCTTTCGGTATGGGTATCTGTGTGATGATAGTAATGACACTTACATCTGCGATAAACTGGCCTATTTATAAATTAATACTTGTACCTACGCACAGTGAATATTTTTCTTTTCTTGTTTTTATCATAATAATCGCAGCGACTGTTCAGTTACTTGAAATGGTGATGGAAAAATATTTTCCTACTCTGCAATCATTGTTTGGAGTATTTCTTCCGCTTATAGCGGCGAACTCTATTGTGCTGGTGATTTCAATATTCATGGTGTTAAGGAACTATTCATATATTAAAACGATAGTTTTTTCTTTTGGTTCTGCAGTCGGATGGATGCTTGCAATTGTATCAATAGCTTCTATAAGAGCAAGATTACTATTGATCGGTGACATACCTGACGGTATAAAAGGTGGGGGTATTACATTAATAATAGCCGGTATAATGGCGCTCGCTTTTATGGGTTTTTCAGGTATCTTTGGAATAGGTTAA
- a CDS encoding Rnf-Nqr domain containing protein produces the protein MKLKRLYYTKTYRILLNGLWRDHPVSCKLLGMCLTLGVSNKVSNALAIGLGFTFVLVVTAAIISMLRNYIPRNARVIIYMVIISSFVIVVDRFLMAFYPSVSETLGPYIGLIITSCILVGRLEEFSIKNPVYFSMLDAFASGIGFAYTLIILAVIREFLGFGTILDIKVTPENWTNCLVIGMAPGAFFVLSIYLWIVRTLAKVDPGKIGVLHG, from the coding sequence ATGAAATTAAAGAGGCTATATTATACAAAGACTTACCGGATTCTGCTGAATGGTTTATGGAGAGACCATCCTGTTTCGTGCAAATTGTTAGGAATGTGTCTTACTCTTGGGGTAAGCAATAAGGTTTCAAATGCGTTAGCAATAGGGTTGGGATTTACTTTTGTGCTTGTGGTAACAGCAGCCATAATATCCATGCTAAGGAATTATATTCCAAGAAATGCGCGTGTAATAATATATATGGTAATAATATCATCATTTGTAATTGTTGTGGACCGTTTCCTGATGGCATTTTATCCTTCAGTAAGTGAAACATTGGGTCCATATATAGGGTTAATAATAACCAGTTGCATACTTGTCGGACGGCTCGAAGAATTTTCTATAAAAAATCCGGTGTACTTTTCAATGCTTGATGCTTTTGCATCCGGTATAGGATTTGCATATACACTTATAATATTGGCCGTCATCAGAGAATTTCTTGGATTTGGCACAATATTGGACATTAAGGTAACTCCGGAAAACTGGACAAATTGTCTTGTTATCGGGATGGCGCCGGGAGCATTTTTCGTATTAAGCATATATTTATGGATTGTCAGGACTCTTGCAAAAGTAGACCCTGGTAAAATAGGAGTATTACATGGCTGA
- a CDS encoding RnfABCDGE type electron transport complex subunit D, whose translation MIRKIMDIGFRFTEKNKAASALKPILVALDASIYGTGDVTIGAPHIADGIDIKRFMSVVVIALMPAALAGVYYYGLKAVLIIAVSYLAGGLVEVLFAIIRKREIEEGFLVTGLIFALTLPSTVPLWVVAVGIFFGTFFGKEVFGGTGRNIFNPALVGRLFITISFPSLTSLHFQDPGINAIASATPLILYKSSHIIANYSDLLLGKTAGSIGETFRIGLIFGGIFLILTKISNWRIPFSYLASVLIMSLIGSHFIPEKIAPPLFQLLSGGLLFGALFMATDPVTSPFTKEGKYIFGLLCGLLTVIIRSFSGYVEGVMFSIILMNTFTPLIDSTIIGFKYRNLRR comes from the coding sequence ATGATTAGAAAGATTATGGATATAGGATTTAGATTTACTGAGAAAAACAAGGCTGCGTCTGCATTGAAGCCTATTCTGGTTGCTTTAGATGCATCCATTTATGGAACTGGCGATGTTACGATAGGTGCGCCGCATATTGCAGATGGTATTGATATCAAGAGATTCATGAGTGTGGTAGTTATTGCTCTTATGCCGGCGGCACTGGCGGGTGTATATTATTACGGTTTAAAAGCGGTACTGATAATAGCCGTGTCATATCTTGCCGGAGGTTTAGTTGAAGTGCTATTTGCAATAATAAGGAAAAGAGAGATAGAAGAGGGGTTTTTGGTTACCGGTCTTATCTTTGCGTTGACGCTTCCGTCCACCGTACCACTCTGGGTGGTTGCTGTGGGTATATTTTTTGGAACATTTTTCGGAAAAGAAGTATTTGGTGGTACAGGAAGGAACATATTCAATCCGGCACTTGTCGGCAGGTTGTTTATAACGATATCCTTTCCTTCGCTGACCAGCCTGCATTTTCAGGATCCGGGCATAAATGCGATTGCATCTGCAACACCTCTAATACTCTATAAGTCCTCCCACATAATTGCGAATTACTCAGATTTACTGTTGGGTAAAACAGCGGGAAGTATAGGAGAGACTTTCCGTATCGGATTGATATTTGGCGGTATATTTTTGATTTTAACAAAAATAAGCAATTGGCGGATTCCTTTTTCATATCTGGCGTCAGTTTTGATAATGTCTTTAATAGGCAGTCATTTTATTCCGGAGAAGATTGCTCCGCCGCTGTTTCAGTTATTATCCGGTGGACTGTTGTTTGGAGCATTATTTATGGCGACGGACCCTGTAACTTCTCCTTTCACTAAGGAAGGTAAATACATTTTCGGACTATTATGTGGATTACTGACAGTAATAATAAGGAGTTTTTCCGGCTACGTAGAAGGAGTAATGTTCAGCATTATATTAATGAATACATTTACTCCGTTAATAGACAGTACGATAATTGGGTTCAAGTACAGAAATTTAAGAAGATGA
- a CDS encoding FMN-binding protein → MKNTIFMILFILVLGGVLSTVIVTVNHFTEPLIIKNNNLMIQKTVLEAQNMVFQKNEVEKIFSDNIKVIKKGSVNFYVLKNKDIAFELSGSGLWGPIKAVISLFSDLKTIKKIRIIHQEETPGLGGELANEKYLQKFHNKTVLPRINIVNRVKAEKDNEVDGITGATMTCKAFEKILNTQISEKLSVYRGN, encoded by the coding sequence ATGAAAAATACTATTTTTATGATACTATTCATTCTGGTGTTGGGTGGAGTTCTTTCCACGGTGATTGTTACCGTTAATCACTTTACTGAACCGCTTATAATCAAGAACAATAATCTGATGATACAAAAGACCGTGCTGGAAGCCCAGAATATGGTTTTCCAAAAAAACGAAGTGGAAAAAATATTTTCGGATAATATAAAGGTAATAAAAAAAGGATCTGTAAATTTCTATGTCCTAAAAAATAAGGATATAGCTTTTGAATTGTCAGGTTCCGGGTTATGGGGTCCTATAAAGGCTGTAATTTCGTTATTCAGCGATCTAAAGACAATAAAGAAAATCCGGATAATTCATCAGGAAGAAACGCCCGGATTAGGCGGGGAATTAGCCAACGAAAAATATCTTCAAAAGTTCCATAATAAAACTGTTTTACCTCGGATAAATATTGTGAACAGAGTTAAGGCAGAAAAAGACAATGAAGTGGATGGGATTACGGGGGCTACTATGACGTGCAAGGCGTTTGAGAAGATACTTAACACCCAGATAAGTGAAAAGCTGTCAGTTTATAGAGGGAACTAA